The region TTGACATACTTTTGCAGCGAAATCTGGATAATCAACTCTATCTTTTGTAAAAGGACCCATATCTATAACTTCATGTCCTCTTGCTTCAAATAGTTCTTTTACATATGCTTTAATATCAATACCTGCATGGTCTGCACCTATAAAATATTTCATTAATATATTCCCTCTTTATGATTTATTTCTAATTGTTTACCTTCCATATCTTTCTCTATTGAAGATGGTGTTCTAAAAACTCTGTCCCATCTAATCTCTTTATTTTCATCCCAAGAGAAATATATAAACCAAGGCTTTCCTACTATATATTTATATTTAACTGTTCCCCAAAATCTTGAATCATTTGAATGGTCTCTATTATCACCCATCATAAAGAATTCACCTTCAGGGATTTGTATTGGTAACATATCAAATAATTGATAAGGTTGTAAACCATCTCTTGTAACTGCTGGGTCGTTATGAATTCCTGGATGGTCTTTTCTATATGGATCTACAACAAACAGTTTGTCATTTAATTCTACAATTTGATAATCTTTATAATTCTCTTTTACATATTCATTACCTTCACTTGGGTGAAGTAAAAGATGTTTATCTTTTAAAGCGATTATATCTCCACCTGTTGCAACACATCTTTTTACATAATGGATTGAATCATTACCTGGATATCTAAATACTACGATGTCACCTCTTTGAGGTTTATCTCCCTCTATTAGGTGCCCATTATCATTAAAATCAGGTAGTACTTTTACTTCAAGCCAAGGAATTCTAGGAACAGGTATCCCATAAGAGAATTTTTTTACAAAAAGCATATCTCCAATTAGAAGTGAGTTTTTCATACTTCCACTAGGAATAACAAATGCTTGTGCAATAAAAAATATAATTGTAAGTACAATTACAACGGTTCCAGTCCAAGAACTAGACCATCTATAAATTTTTCCTAGCATATCACTACTTTCTTTTATCTCTAAGTTTTGCCGCTTTTACTGTATTTTTAAGTAGCATTCCAATAGTCATTGGTCCAACTCCTCCTGGAACTGGTGT is a window of Halarcobacter sp. DNA encoding:
- the lepB gene encoding signal peptidase I, which codes for MLGKIYRWSSSWTGTVVIVLTIIFFIAQAFVIPSGSMKNSLLIGDMLFVKKFSYGIPVPRIPWLEVKVLPDFNDNGHLIEGDKPQRGDIVVFRYPGNDSIHYVKRCVATGGDIIALKDKHLLLHPSEGNEYVKENYKDYQIVELNDKLFVVDPYRKDHPGIHNDPAVTRDGLQPYQLFDMLPIQIPEGEFFMMGDNRDHSNDSRFWGTVKYKYIVGKPWFIYFSWDENKEIRWDRVFRTPSSIEKDMEGKQLEINHKEGIY